One Kiritimatiellales bacterium genomic window carries:
- a CDS encoding sulfatase-like hydrolase/transferase, with translation MKKRHIVIIMTDTQRKDMVSCYGNPDMKTPQLDRLAAGGVRFEKAYTCQPVCGPARAALFTGTWPHINNAWSNCMALDANTRTVGQRAQALGLHTAYMGKWHLDGGDYFGCGICPDGWDPAYWYDMQNYLDELTPEERKRSRQEKTNYAAAGVTDEFTFGHRVANRAVDFLENHGDEDFLLVVSFDEPHGPFLTPKRFLDMHRDTTLPWMENMADPLMNKPEHQRVWAGDNLKQTDRRNLDLHWQSFFACNSFVDYEIGRVIDAIDEYAPDALIMYTADHGDMLQSHRLMNKGPVMYDEITNIPFIVRWPGVIPENSVSNNLMSHIDVVSTALDAAGCKAPSKVLQGKSMVPMFLNLDEQTNEEIFIEFGRYEIDHDGFGGFQPERCIRGDRYKLTINLLSSDELYDMQNDPGEMNNLILSPEHETVRNGLHDKLIEWMNVTRDPFRGYYWLRRPWRADAPEATWSFTGFTRQRESDDGEPCQLDYDTGLPMEKAVRNKNVPEYADI, from the coding sequence ATGAAAAAACGACACATTGTAATTATTATGACCGACACGCAGCGCAAGGACATGGTGAGCTGCTACGGCAATCCCGATATGAAAACACCGCAACTTGACCGGCTGGCCGCCGGCGGTGTGCGATTTGAAAAGGCCTATACCTGTCAGCCGGTCTGCGGACCGGCGCGCGCCGCGCTCTTTACCGGCACATGGCCGCACATTAATAATGCCTGGTCGAACTGCATGGCGCTGGATGCGAATACGCGCACCGTGGGACAGCGGGCGCAGGCGCTCGGGTTGCACACAGCGTATATGGGCAAATGGCATCTGGACGGCGGCGACTATTTCGGCTGCGGCATCTGTCCGGACGGCTGGGATCCGGCGTACTGGTATGATATGCAAAATTATCTCGACGAACTCACGCCGGAAGAGCGGAAACGTTCGCGGCAGGAAAAAACAAATTATGCCGCCGCCGGTGTTACGGATGAGTTTACATTCGGACACCGTGTTGCAAACCGCGCGGTGGATTTTCTCGAAAATCACGGTGATGAAGATTTTCTGCTCGTCGTTTCGTTCGATGAACCGCACGGCCCGTTTTTAACGCCGAAACGCTTTCTCGATATGCACCGCGATACAACGCTGCCGTGGATGGAAAACATGGCCGATCCGCTGATGAACAAACCGGAACATCAGCGTGTTTGGGCCGGTGATAATCTGAAGCAGACAGACCGCCGGAATCTTGATCTGCACTGGCAGAGTTTTTTTGCCTGCAATTCATTTGTTGATTATGAAATCGGGCGAGTAATTGATGCGATTGATGAATATGCGCCGGATGCATTAATCATGTACACTGCCGATCACGGTGACATGCTGCAGAGTCACCGGCTGATGAATAAAGGTCCAGTGATGTATGATGAAATCACCAACATCCCGTTCATTGTGCGCTGGCCCGGCGTAATTCCGGAAAATTCGGTGAGCAATAATTTGATGTCGCACATCGACGTTGTTTCAACGGCGCTGGATGCCGCCGGATGTAAAGCACCGTCCAAAGTGCTGCAGGGCAAAAGCATGGTGCCGATGTTCCTGAATCTGGATGAACAAACGAATGAAGAAATTTTTATCGAATTCGGCCGCTACGAAATCGACCACGACGGCTTTGGCGGATTTCAGCCGGAGCGCTGCATTCGCGGTGATCGTTATAAATTAACAATCAATCTGCTTTCATCCGATGAACTGTATGATATGCAAAACGATCCCGGTGAAATGAACAATCTGATTCTGTCGCCGGAACACGAAACCGTCCGCAACGGACTGCACGATAAACTCATCGAATGGATGAATGTTACACGTGACCCGTTCCGCGGCTATTACTGGCTGCGCCGTCCGTGGCGCGCCGATGCACCCGAAGCAACGTGGTCATTTACCGGTTTTACGCGTCAACGCGAATCGGATGACGGTGAACCGTGCCAGCTTGATTATGACACCGGTCTACCGATGGAAAAAGCAGTACGAAACAAAAACGTTCCAGAGTACGCCGATATTTGA